In one Cyclopterus lumpus isolate fCycLum1 chromosome 22, fCycLum1.pri, whole genome shotgun sequence genomic region, the following are encoded:
- the chmp3 gene encoding charged multivesicular body protein 3: MGLFGRTPDKSPKEQVNEWSQKIRKEMRVIDRQIRDIQREEEKVKRSIKDAAKRGQRDVCVVLAKEMIQSKRAVTKLYASKAQMNSVQLSMKNQLAVVRVAGSLQKSTEVMKAMQNLVKIPEIQATMRELSKEMMKAGIIEEMLEDTFESMEDGEEMEEAAEEEVDKILFEITAGALGKAPNKVTDALPEIKPAAAAAASEDESEEDIEAMQSRLAALRS, translated from the exons ATGGGACTGTTCGGCAGAACACCAGATAAATCACCAAAAGAGCAG GTGAATGAGTGGTCTCAAAAGATCAGGAAGGAAATGAGAGTGATTGACAGACAGATTCGAG ATAttcaaagggaagaagaaaaagttaaAAGATCTATTAAAGATGCTGCCAAAAGGGGCcagagggatgtgtgtgtggttctcgCAAAGGAGATGATTCAGTCAAAACGAGCTGTCACAAAACTTTACGCTTCCAAAGCCCAAATGAACTCTGTGCAACTGAGCATGAAGAATCAGCTTG CTGTAGTGCGTGTAGCCGGGTCCCTGCAGAAGAGCACAGAGGTGATGAAAGCGATGCAGAACCTTGTCAAAATCCCAGAGATCCAGGCCACCATGAGGGAACTATCAAAGGAGATGATGAAG GCTGGCATCATTGAGGAAATGTTGGAAGACACATTTGAGAGCatggaagatggagaggagatggaggaagcagcagaggaggaagttgaCAAGATCCTCTTTGAGATCACAGCAG GTGCCCTTGGCAAAGCACCAAACAAAGTCACAGACGCCCTGCCTGAAATAAagccagctgcagctgctgcagcttcagAGGATGAGTCAGAAGAGGACATTGAAGCAATGCAGTCCAGATTGGCAGCTCTGAGGAGCTAA